In a single window of the Actinomycetes bacterium genome:
- a CDS encoding PIG-L family deacetylase yields the protein MGDGNSLGTILGVWAHPDDESYLCAGLMARATRAGDRVVCVTATRGELGSPDEEKWPPGAPLAAVRTTEMEAALGVLGITEHHWLDYPDGGCAQVDQDEAVRRVAQVMAEVQPDTVLTFGPDGMTGHDDHKAACRWATTAFEQVGKPGAVLAYATKTADWNARYVSALDERNVFMGFTPPATPLDNLVVHEELTGDLLEAKLRALMSMPSQVMPLVDAVGLDTYREAMALEAFRRP from the coding sequence ATGGGCGACGGCAACTCCCTCGGCACCATCCTCGGCGTCTGGGCGCACCCCGACGACGAGTCATATCTGTGCGCCGGGCTGATGGCGCGTGCCACGAGGGCCGGTGACCGGGTCGTGTGCGTGACGGCCACCCGGGGCGAGCTCGGCTCCCCCGACGAGGAGAAGTGGCCGCCGGGGGCACCGCTGGCCGCCGTGCGCACGACCGAGATGGAGGCGGCGCTGGGTGTGCTGGGGATAACCGAGCACCACTGGCTGGACTACCCGGACGGTGGCTGCGCGCAGGTCGACCAGGACGAGGCGGTCCGCCGGGTCGCGCAGGTCATGGCGGAGGTGCAGCCGGACACGGTGCTGACCTTCGGTCCCGACGGCATGACCGGCCACGACGACCACAAGGCGGCCTGCCGCTGGGCGACCACCGCGTTCGAGCAGGTCGGCAAACCGGGCGCCGTCCTCGCCTACGCCACCAAGACCGCCGACTGGAACGCGCGCTACGTCTCCGCGCTCGACGAGCGCAACGTCTTCATGGGCTTCACGCCGCCCGCGACGCCGCTCGACAACCTCGTCGTGCACGAGGAGCTGACCGGGGACCTGCTGGAGGCCAAGCTGCGCGCCCTGATGTCGATGCCCAGCCAGGTCATGCCGCTGGTCGACGCGGTCGGTTTGGACACATACCGCGAGGCGATGGCGCTGGAGGCGTTCCGCCGTCCCTGA